From Deltaproteobacteria bacterium, the proteins below share one genomic window:
- a CDS encoding glycine--tRNA ligase, which produces MNQHATMEKVVNLCKRRGFIFPSSEIYGGIGSTWDYGPVGVELKRNVKEAWWKAVVTGRNDTVGLDASILMHPRVWEASGHVAGFSDPLVECKVCHHRFREDHVDGAGCPDCGGELTAARQFNLMFKTFMGPVEDTASTVFLRPETAQGIFVNFQNVLDTARQKLPFGIAQIGKSFRNEITPGNFIFRTREFEQMEIEYFVKPGEDEEAFQSWQEARLRWYVDNGIRAENLRIRPHGGDELAHYAKACVDVEYEFPFGWSELEGIANRSDFDLKQHMEYSGKDMTYFDEATRSRYIPYVIEPSAGVDRPLLAFLVDAYDEEEVEGDRRVVLRLDPRLAPYKAGVYPLLRKEGHPERAQEIRDILKEHFPVVYDQAGSIGRRYRRQDEIGTPFGITVDHDTLKDQTVTLRDRDAMTQVRIPVDRLVEEIRRRMDPRTRAS; this is translated from the coding sequence ATGAACCAACACGCGACGATGGAAAAGGTCGTCAATCTGTGCAAGCGGAGAGGATTCATCTTTCCGTCCAGTGAGATTTACGGGGGAATCGGCAGCACCTGGGACTACGGGCCCGTGGGCGTGGAGCTCAAGCGCAACGTCAAGGAGGCGTGGTGGAAGGCGGTGGTGACGGGGCGCAACGACACGGTGGGGCTGGACGCGTCCATCCTGATGCATCCACGCGTGTGGGAGGCCTCGGGCCACGTGGCCGGCTTCTCGGACCCGCTGGTGGAGTGCAAGGTGTGCCACCACCGTTTCCGGGAGGACCACGTGGACGGGGCGGGGTGCCCGGACTGTGGCGGCGAGCTTACCGCGGCGCGCCAGTTCAACCTCATGTTCAAGACCTTCATGGGGCCGGTGGAGGACACCGCCAGCACCGTGTTCCTGCGGCCCGAGACCGCCCAAGGCATCTTCGTCAACTTCCAGAACGTGCTCGACACCGCGCGCCAGAAGCTCCCCTTCGGCATTGCGCAGATCGGCAAGAGCTTCCGCAACGAGATCACCCCCGGCAACTTCATCTTTCGCACGCGCGAGTTCGAGCAGATGGAGATCGAGTACTTCGTCAAGCCGGGGGAGGACGAGGAAGCCTTCCAGTCCTGGCAGGAAGCGCGTCTCCGGTGGTACGTGGACAACGGCATCCGCGCCGAGAACCTGCGCATCCGCCCCCACGGCGGCGACGAGCTGGCGCATTACGCCAAGGCGTGCGTGGACGTGGAGTACGAGTTCCCGTTCGGCTGGTCCGAGCTGGAGGGCATCGCCAACCGCAGCGACTTCGACCTGAAGCAGCACATGGAGTACAGCGGCAAGGACATGACCTACTTCGACGAGGCCACGCGCAGCCGCTACATCCCCTACGTCATCGAGCCCTCCGCGGGCGTGGACCGGCCGCTGCTGGCGTTCCTGGTGGACGCCTACGACGAGGAGGAGGTGGAGGGCGACCGCCGCGTGGTGCTGCGCCTGGACCCGCGCCTGGCACCGTACAAGGCGGGCGTCTACCCGCTGCTGCGGAAGGAAGGCCACCCCGAGCGCGCGCAGGAGATCCGCGACATCCTGAAGGAGCACTTCCCGGTGGTCTATGACCAGGCCGGCTCCATCGGGCGGCGCTACCGCCGGCAGGACGAGATCGGCACCCCCTTCGGCATCACCGTGGACCACGACACCCTGAAGGACCAGACCGTGACCCTGCGCGACCGCGACGCCATGACCCAGGTGCGCATTCCCGTGGACCGGCTGGTGGAAGAGATTCGGCGGCGCATGGACCCGCGGACGAGGGCGAGCTGA
- the ppdK gene encoding pyruvate, phosphate dikinase codes for MARHVYSFGAGKAMGGASMREVLGGKGAGLHEMTRLGVPVPPGFTISTAVCNHFDEHDNTYPAGLEREVARAMAGVEKTMGRRFGDGGNPLLVSVRSGARESMPGMMDTVLNLGLNDDTVAGMIERTGNARFVYDSYRRFVQMYGDVVLGMKPDKAEAHDVFETLLERKKKARGVTDDTALTADDLRDLVDQFKDEIRRERGVGFPEDPLEQLWGAIGAVFGSWNNDRAVAYRKMYGIPDAWGTAVNVQAMVFGNMGDTSGTGVVFTRDPATGERRFYGEFLMNAQGEDVVAGIRTPQPISELAGVQRKAHRELQRIAGVLEAHYRDMQDLEFTIEDGRLWLLQTRTGKRTGFAAVRIAVDMADAKLITRDEALRRIEPEHLNQVLRPVFDQAAKERAQARGRVLGQGLPAGPGAATGRVVFHAADAAARRARGEDVILCRVETSPEDIRGIEAARGILTARGGMTSHAALVARQLGTVCVVGCDALAVDYRAGEARLGGAVLKEGDWLSLDGSTGEVILGQLKTHPSDVLRVLLDRSREAAGSPTYRRFAKLMRWVDQTRRLGVKTNADLPEQARISRDFGAEGIGLCRTEHMFFEAERIHAVREMILADDEEGRRKALAKLLPMQRGDFKAILGIMDKLPVTIRLLDPPLHEFLPQTTADIAALAKVLSIRPKTVREKVETLREANPMLGHRGCRLAISFPEIAEMQVQAIFEAACELRKEGRDPRPEVMIPLVGGLEEFHLQREIVERVARDTMERYGAKVRYAVGTMIELPRACLVADEIAREAQFFSFGTNDLTQTCLGLSRDDAGKFLPHYVAQGILPEDPFVTIDEPGVGRLMAIGVEKGRGARPDLDVGICGEHGGDPKSVGFCHDLGLDYVSCSPYRVPIAKLAAARAALRDKG; via the coding sequence ATGGCGCGGCACGTCTACTCGTTCGGGGCGGGCAAGGCCATGGGCGGGGCCTCCATGCGCGAGGTCCTGGGAGGCAAGGGCGCGGGCCTCCACGAGATGACCCGTCTGGGCGTGCCGGTGCCGCCCGGCTTCACCATCTCCACCGCGGTCTGCAACCACTTCGACGAGCACGACAACACCTATCCCGCGGGCCTGGAGCGGGAAGTGGCCCGCGCCATGGCGGGGGTGGAGAAGACCATGGGCCGGCGTTTCGGCGACGGCGGCAACCCGCTGCTCGTGTCCGTGCGTTCGGGCGCGCGCGAGTCCATGCCCGGCATGATGGATACGGTGCTCAATCTCGGACTCAACGACGATACCGTGGCCGGCATGATCGAGCGCACCGGCAACGCGCGCTTCGTGTACGACTCCTACCGCCGCTTCGTGCAGATGTACGGCGACGTGGTCCTGGGCATGAAGCCCGACAAGGCCGAAGCCCACGACGTGTTCGAGACGCTGCTGGAGCGCAAGAAGAAGGCGCGCGGCGTGACCGACGACACCGCCCTGACGGCCGACGACCTGCGGGACCTGGTGGACCAGTTCAAGGACGAGATCCGGCGGGAGCGCGGCGTGGGCTTTCCCGAGGACCCGCTGGAGCAGCTCTGGGGCGCCATCGGCGCGGTGTTCGGCTCCTGGAACAACGACCGCGCGGTGGCCTACCGGAAGATGTACGGCATCCCCGACGCTTGGGGAACGGCGGTGAACGTCCAGGCCATGGTGTTCGGCAACATGGGCGACACCTCCGGCACCGGGGTGGTCTTCACGCGCGATCCGGCCACGGGCGAGCGGCGTTTCTACGGCGAGTTCCTGATGAACGCCCAGGGCGAGGACGTGGTGGCCGGCATCCGTACGCCCCAGCCCATCAGCGAACTGGCCGGCGTGCAGCGCAAGGCCCACCGCGAGCTGCAGCGCATCGCCGGGGTCCTGGAAGCGCACTACCGCGACATGCAGGACCTGGAGTTCACCATCGAGGACGGCCGGCTCTGGCTGTTGCAGACCCGCACCGGCAAGCGCACCGGCTTCGCCGCGGTGCGCATCGCCGTGGACATGGCGGACGCCAAGCTCATCACCCGTGACGAGGCCCTGCGGCGCATCGAGCCCGAGCACCTCAATCAGGTCCTGCGGCCGGTCTTCGACCAGGCCGCGAAGGAGCGGGCCCAGGCGAGGGGCAGGGTCCTGGGGCAGGGACTTCCCGCTGGCCCGGGAGCGGCCACGGGGCGGGTCGTGTTCCACGCCGCCGACGCGGCGGCGCGGCGCGCCCGCGGGGAAGACGTGATCCTGTGCCGGGTGGAGACCAGCCCGGAGGACATCCGCGGCATCGAGGCGGCCCGGGGCATCCTCACGGCGCGTGGCGGCATGACCTCCCACGCCGCGCTGGTGGCGCGGCAGCTCGGCACGGTGTGTGTGGTGGGTTGCGACGCCCTGGCCGTGGACTACCGCGCGGGAGAGGCCCGCCTGGGCGGCGCCGTGCTCAAGGAAGGAGACTGGCTGTCGCTGGACGGCAGCACCGGCGAGGTCATCCTGGGGCAGCTCAAGACCCATCCCTCCGACGTGCTGCGGGTGCTGCTCGACCGCAGCCGCGAGGCCGCCGGGTCGCCCACGTACCGGCGCTTCGCCAAGCTCATGCGCTGGGTGGACCAGACCCGCCGGCTCGGCGTCAAGACCAACGCCGACCTGCCGGAGCAGGCGCGTATCAGCCGGGATTTCGGCGCCGAGGGCATCGGCCTGTGCCGCACCGAGCACATGTTCTTCGAGGCGGAGCGCATCCACGCCGTACGGGAGATGATTCTCGCCGACGACGAGGAGGGGCGGCGCAAGGCCCTGGCCAAGCTGCTGCCCATGCAGCGGGGCGACTTCAAGGCGATCCTGGGCATCATGGACAAGCTGCCGGTGACCATCCGGCTGCTGGATCCGCCCCTGCACGAGTTCCTGCCCCAGACCACCGCCGACATCGCCGCCCTCGCCAAGGTGCTGTCCATCCGCCCCAAGACCGTGCGCGAGAAGGTGGAGACCCTGCGGGAGGCCAACCCGATGCTCGGGCACCGGGGTTGCCGGCTGGCCATCTCGTTCCCCGAAATCGCCGAAATGCAGGTCCAGGCAATCTTCGAGGCGGCGTGCGAGTTGCGCAAGGAGGGCAGGGACCCGCGCCCGGAGGTGATGATCCCCCTGGTGGGCGGGCTGGAGGAATTCCACCTCCAGCGGGAGATCGTCGAGCGCGTGGCGCGTGACACCATGGAGCGCTACGGCGCCAAGGTGCGCTACGCCGTGGGGACCATGATCGAGCTGCCGCGCGCCTGCCTGGTGGCGGACGAGATCGCCCGGGAAGCGCAGTTCTTCTCCTTCGGCACCAACGACCTGACCCAGACCTGCCTGGGGCTGTCGCGCGACGACGCCGGCAAGTTCCTGCCCCACTATGTCGCCCAGGGCATCCTGCCCGAGGATCCCTTCGTGACCATCGACGAGCCCGGCGTCGGCAGGCTGATGGCCATCGGGGTCGAGAAGGGCCGCGGCGCCCGCCCGGACCTCGACGTGGGCATCTGCGGCGAGCACGGCGGCGACCCCAAGTCCGTCGGCTTCTGCCACGACCTGGGCCTCGACTACGTGAGCTGCTCTCCCTACCGCGTGCCCATCGCCAAGCTCGCCGCCGCCCGCGCGGCACTGCGCGACAAGGGTTAG
- a CDS encoding ATPase, T2SS/T4P/T4SS family, with product MELSLGDMLVRAGVVTREACGQAVSAQRRHGGSLVAALAREGTADEGRLMAFMGERFGLEETSLTSSDVDEGAFGLLPLSLLRKHQLLPFARTGSVLDVAVSDPTDLAAVDEIRFMTGHDVRTVLARPSTIERLLGQLSGASDSGALVREGKPDGGGREAAASSPATGRPRGTPEPGADTTVVALVDSLMKDAVARGASDIHIEPYEDSVRVRFRIDGVLREVMTPRHEVKHALTSRIKVMSGLDIAEHRLPQDGRLKLEGAGGEVDVRVSVLPTRFGEKVVLRLLHRSDLVTSLDGLGLDARDRELFTRAMGKPAGMILLTGPTGSGKSTTLYGMLSELNRPGVNISTAEDPVEYHLAGINQVQTHADIGLTFAACLRAFLRQDPDILMVGEIRDAETARIAVNAALTGHLVLTTLHTNDAPSSVHRLLDMGVEPYLIASAVTMVAAQRLLRRVCDACRVRAASPEGVPKASGAWAEEVRDVEDCRGAGCPECHHTGYRGRAAIYEVMTLTEELQRLVLGGAPATELKASAVAQGMRTLRQAAVGKVGQGVTTVEEALRVTDADTAG from the coding sequence ATGGAACTTTCGCTGGGAGATATGTTGGTGCGGGCGGGTGTGGTGACGCGCGAGGCATGCGGCCAAGCCGTGTCGGCGCAGCGCCGCCACGGCGGTAGCCTGGTAGCGGCGCTGGCGCGAGAGGGGACCGCCGATGAGGGGCGGCTCATGGCGTTCATGGGCGAACGGTTCGGGCTGGAGGAGACAAGCCTGACGTCGTCCGACGTGGACGAGGGCGCGTTCGGACTGCTGCCACTGTCTCTGTTGCGGAAACACCAACTGCTTCCATTCGCCCGAACGGGTTCGGTGCTGGATGTGGCCGTAAGCGATCCGACGGACCTCGCGGCGGTTGACGAGATCCGCTTCATGACCGGCCACGACGTGAGGACGGTGCTGGCGCGGCCCTCGACCATCGAGCGCCTCCTCGGGCAGCTTTCCGGCGCCTCCGACAGCGGCGCGCTCGTGCGCGAAGGGAAACCGGACGGCGGCGGTCGGGAGGCGGCCGCATCGTCTCCGGCCACGGGACGGCCGCGGGGCACCCCCGAGCCGGGCGCGGACACGACCGTGGTGGCGCTGGTGGATTCGTTGATGAAGGACGCGGTGGCGCGCGGCGCCAGCGACATCCACATCGAACCCTACGAGGACAGCGTGCGCGTGCGCTTCCGCATCGACGGGGTGCTGCGGGAAGTCATGACCCCGCGCCACGAGGTGAAGCACGCGTTGACTTCCCGCATCAAGGTGATGTCCGGGCTCGACATCGCCGAGCATCGCCTGCCCCAGGACGGGCGCCTGAAGCTTGAAGGAGCCGGCGGCGAAGTGGACGTGCGCGTCTCGGTCCTGCCGACGCGGTTCGGCGAGAAGGTGGTGCTGCGGTTGCTGCACCGGTCCGACCTCGTGACCAGCCTCGATGGGTTGGGACTCGATGCGCGCGACCGGGAACTCTTCACACGGGCCATGGGCAAGCCCGCGGGCATGATCCTGCTCACCGGCCCCACCGGCAGCGGCAAGTCCACCACGCTCTACGGCATGCTCTCGGAGCTGAACCGGCCGGGCGTCAACATTTCCACGGCCGAAGACCCGGTGGAGTACCACCTGGCGGGAATCAATCAGGTGCAGACCCATGCCGACATCGGGCTCACGTTCGCCGCCTGCCTGCGGGCGTTCCTGCGCCAGGACCCCGACATCCTCATGGTGGGGGAGATCCGGGATGCCGAGACCGCGCGCATCGCGGTCAACGCCGCGCTCACCGGTCACTTGGTCCTCACCACCCTGCACACCAACGATGCGCCTTCGAGCGTGCACCGGCTCCTGGACATGGGTGTGGAGCCCTATCTCATCGCCTCGGCCGTGACCATGGTGGCGGCCCAGCGCCTGCTGCGGCGGGTGTGCGACGCCTGCCGAGTGCGCGCGGCGTCGCCGGAGGGCGTGCCAAAGGCCTCGGGCGCTTGGGCGGAGGAGGTGCGCGACGTCGAGGACTGCCGTGGGGCGGGTTGTCCGGAATGCCATCATACGGGCTACCGCGGGCGCGCGGCCATCTATGAGGTGATGACCTTGACCGAGGAATTGCAGAGGCTGGTCCTGGGCGGCGCGCCCGCGACGGAGCTCAAGGCCTCGGCGGTGGCACAGGGCATGCGCACCTTGCGCCAGGCCGCCGTCGGCAAGGTCGGGCAGGGGGTCACCACCGTCGAAGAGGCGTTGCGCGTGACCGACGCGGACACGGCCGGGTAG